The following proteins are encoded in a genomic region of Tachysurus fulvidraco isolate hzauxx_2018 chromosome 22, HZAU_PFXX_2.0, whole genome shotgun sequence:
- the LOC113640637 gene encoding protein FAM227A-like isoform X6 produces the protein MRIQSATWSLRLMDIIVCVCVITTEKREKPRSILCSNSCKSHTVTEKMMDIPKMVELYQCPQFGDVPVPLPHNTAYSAIVTSVIQAQRHLVHKPRLKTVFHNILSSPTVESFVINSFWWLFLENFQPDRKAQDRLFGRIAENYISILTQSLSSNSGTIFLQDLPSILSQVLFCCFSCCFPQSCCFCDPTFLTALCSTVYQWTGGLCPAPEVYKQWDFEALEANESSNILLREKKKKENDSSLTSIDSVFSSIFLTETSSSHTAVKKKRMKSLCDVSQADALNSKNKITMTCRNTSKVEKTAASQNNPGCDLKGDHRNTTSDQESHAVDGHMEVKHCVFNVWGNSPLVQHYMNTMHLQSNIGYNVLVRRTQIQALHQANSPTYRDVLRQTRQRSSCQWKELRSLWAQHSREISIMQKKREDEQNQLLRKHKKILSQRPVVHKLCQLLVPPNKGEEESKTRSERLLAFRTIIAGIE, from the exons ATGAGAATACAGTCGGCCACCTGGAGTCTACGGCTAATG gatattattgtgtgtgtgtgtgttatcactacagagaagagagagaagccCCGCAGTATCCTCTGCTCAAATTCGTGCAAGAGTCACACGGTCACTGAGAAG atgATGGACATACCCAAGATGGTGGAGCTGTACCAGTGTCCACAGTTTGGTGATGTTCCAGTACCTCTGCCACACAATACAGCATATAGTGCCATCGTCACAAGTGTCATACAGgcacagcgccacctagtgcaCAAG cCCAGGTTAAAGACTGTCTTCCATAACATCCTCTCTTCCCCCACTGTGGAAAGCTTCGTCATCAATTCGTTCTGGTGGCTCTTCCTGGAGAACTTTcag ccggACAGGAAAGCACAGGATCGACTGTTCGGCCGGATTGCAGAGAATTACATCAGCATTCTGACCCAGAGCTTGTCCTCTAACAGTGGCACTATCTTTCTTCAG GATTTGCCCAGCATACTGAGTCAGGTGCTGTTCTGCTGCTTCTCCTGCTGCTTCCCACAGTCCTGCTGTTTCTGTGATCCAACCTTCCTCACAGCTCTGTGCTCCACCGTTTACCAGTGGACCGGAG gGCTCTGTCCTGCTCCTGAAGTCTATAAGCAATGGGACTTTGAAGCTCTGGAGGCAAATGAGTCCAGTAACATTTTgctaagagaaaaaaagaagaaggagaatg actcATCGCTAACTTCTATCGACAGTGTGTTTTCTAGCATCTTCTTGACTGAAACCTCCAGCAGCCACACAGCTGTTAAAAAGAAGAGAATG AAGAGTCTGTGTGACGTGAGTCAGGCCGATGCATTGAACTCCAAGAACAAGATCACTATGACCTGCAGAAACACCAGCAAAG TGGAGAAAACAGCAGCTTCACAAAACAACCCAGGCTGTGATCTGAAAGGTGACCACAGAAACACCACATCAGACCAAGAG TCTCATGCAGTGGATGGACACATGGAGGTGAAgcactgtgtgtttaatgtgtgggGAAACTCACCTCTGGTGCAGCACTACATGAACACAATGCATCTGCAAAGCAACATAGGTTACAATGTTCTAGTGAGGAGAACCCAAATCCAAGCTCTGCATCA AGCAAACTCACCAACTTACCGAGATGTTCTGAGGCAAACACGTCAGCGTTCCTCCTGCCAGTGGAAGGAGCTGCGCTCTCTCTGGGCACAACACTCTCGGGAAATAAGCATCATGCAGAAGAAACGGGAAGACGAACAAAATCAGCTTCTCAG aaaacacaagaaaatcCTGTCTCAGAGACCTGTGGTACATAAACTCTGCCAACTGCTTGTGCCACCAAACAAG ggagAAGAGGAAAGCAAAACACGCTCTGAGAGATTGCTTGCATTTAGAACCATAATAGCTGGAattgaataa
- the LOC113640637 gene encoding protein FAM227A-like isoform X1: protein MLASFMYYSMFEAPNVEVDVNRLCVPVMVWHEDDRENPMTVKQDCKRLQELSHAPISCLVGTMESLSEEISHLPLLQRHSSPVQSSHENTVGHLESTANEKREKPRSILCSNSCKSHTVTEKKMMDIPKMVELYQCPQFGDVPVPLPHNTAYSAIVTSVIQAQRHLVHKPRLKTVFHNILSSPTVESFVINSFWWLFLENFQPDRKAQDRLFGRIAENYISILTQSLSSNSGTIFLQDLPSILSQVLFCCFSCCFPQSCCFCDPTFLTALCSTVYQWTGGLCPAPEVYKQWDFEALEANESSNILLREKKKKENDSSLTSIDSVFSSIFLTETSSSHTAVKKKRMKSLCDVSQADALNSKNKITMTCRNTSKVEKTAASQNNPGCDLKGDHRNTTSDQESHAVDGHMEVKHCVFNVWGNSPLVQHYMNTMHLQSNIGYNVLVRRTQIQALHQANSPTYRDVLRQTRQRSSCQWKELRSLWAQHSREISIMQKKREDEQNQLLRKHKKILSQRPVVHKLCQLLVPPNKGEEESKTRSERLLAFRTIIAGIE, encoded by the exons ATGTTGGCTTCTTTCAT GTACTACAGTATGTTTGAAGCACCGAATGTAGAAGTTGATGTAAACAGGTTGTGTGTGCCTGTCATGGTGTGGCACGAGGATGACAGAGAGAACCCCATGACCGTAAAGCAGGACTGTAAGAGACTTCAGGAGTTATCACATGCCCCTATCT CATGTTTGGTTGGGACCATGGAGAGTCTAAGTGAGGAAATTTCCCACCTACCTTTGCTGCAAAGACACAGCAGCCCTGTGCAG agcaGTCATGAGAATACAGTCGGCCACCTGGAGTCTACGGCTAATG agaagagagagaagccCCGCAGTATCCTCTGCTCAAATTCGTGCAAGAGTCACACGGTCACTGAGAAG aagatgATGGACATACCCAAGATGGTGGAGCTGTACCAGTGTCCACAGTTTGGTGATGTTCCAGTACCTCTGCCACACAATACAGCATATAGTGCCATCGTCACAAGTGTCATACAGgcacagcgccacctagtgcaCAAG cCCAGGTTAAAGACTGTCTTCCATAACATCCTCTCTTCCCCCACTGTGGAAAGCTTCGTCATCAATTCGTTCTGGTGGCTCTTCCTGGAGAACTTTcag ccggACAGGAAAGCACAGGATCGACTGTTCGGCCGGATTGCAGAGAATTACATCAGCATTCTGACCCAGAGCTTGTCCTCTAACAGTGGCACTATCTTTCTTCAG GATTTGCCCAGCATACTGAGTCAGGTGCTGTTCTGCTGCTTCTCCTGCTGCTTCCCACAGTCCTGCTGTTTCTGTGATCCAACCTTCCTCACAGCTCTGTGCTCCACCGTTTACCAGTGGACCGGAG gGCTCTGTCCTGCTCCTGAAGTCTATAAGCAATGGGACTTTGAAGCTCTGGAGGCAAATGAGTCCAGTAACATTTTgctaagagaaaaaaagaagaaggagaatg actcATCGCTAACTTCTATCGACAGTGTGTTTTCTAGCATCTTCTTGACTGAAACCTCCAGCAGCCACACAGCTGTTAAAAAGAAGAGAATG AAGAGTCTGTGTGACGTGAGTCAGGCCGATGCATTGAACTCCAAGAACAAGATCACTATGACCTGCAGAAACACCAGCAAAG TGGAGAAAACAGCAGCTTCACAAAACAACCCAGGCTGTGATCTGAAAGGTGACCACAGAAACACCACATCAGACCAAGAG TCTCATGCAGTGGATGGACACATGGAGGTGAAgcactgtgtgtttaatgtgtgggGAAACTCACCTCTGGTGCAGCACTACATGAACACAATGCATCTGCAAAGCAACATAGGTTACAATGTTCTAGTGAGGAGAACCCAAATCCAAGCTCTGCATCA AGCAAACTCACCAACTTACCGAGATGTTCTGAGGCAAACACGTCAGCGTTCCTCCTGCCAGTGGAAGGAGCTGCGCTCTCTCTGGGCACAACACTCTCGGGAAATAAGCATCATGCAGAAGAAACGGGAAGACGAACAAAATCAGCTTCTCAG aaaacacaagaaaatcCTGTCTCAGAGACCTGTGGTACATAAACTCTGCCAACTGCTTGTGCCACCAAACAAG ggagAAGAGGAAAGCAAAACACGCTCTGAGAGATTGCTTGCATTTAGAACCATAATAGCTGGAattgaataa
- the LOC113640637 gene encoding protein FAM227A-like isoform X3 translates to MLASFMYYSMFEAPNVEVDVNRLCVPVMVWHEDDRENPMTVKQDCKRLQELSHAPISCLVGTMESLSEEISHLPLLQRHSSPVQSSHENTVGHLESTANEKREKPRSILCSNSCKSHTVTEKKMMDIPKMVELYQCPQFGDVPVPLPHNTAYSAIVTSVIQAQRHLVHKPRLKTVFHNILSSPTVESFVINSFWWLFLENFQPDRKAQDRLFGRIAENYISILTQSLSSNSGTIFLQDLPSILSQVLFCCFSCCFPQSCCFCDPTFLTALCSTVYQWTGGLCPAPEVYKQWDFEALEANESSNILLREKKKKENDSSLTSIDSVFSSIFLTETSSSHTAVKKKRMSLCDVSQADALNSKNKITMTCRNTSKVEKTAASQNNPGCDLKGDHRNTTSDQESHAVDGHMEVKHCVFNVWGNSPLVQHYMNTMHLQSNIGYNVLVRRTQIQALHQANSPTYRDVLRQTRQRSSCQWKELRSLWAQHSREISIMQKKREDEQNQLLRKHKKILSQRPVVHKLCQLLVPPNKGEEESKTRSERLLAFRTIIAGIE, encoded by the exons ATGTTGGCTTCTTTCAT GTACTACAGTATGTTTGAAGCACCGAATGTAGAAGTTGATGTAAACAGGTTGTGTGTGCCTGTCATGGTGTGGCACGAGGATGACAGAGAGAACCCCATGACCGTAAAGCAGGACTGTAAGAGACTTCAGGAGTTATCACATGCCCCTATCT CATGTTTGGTTGGGACCATGGAGAGTCTAAGTGAGGAAATTTCCCACCTACCTTTGCTGCAAAGACACAGCAGCCCTGTGCAG agcaGTCATGAGAATACAGTCGGCCACCTGGAGTCTACGGCTAATG agaagagagagaagccCCGCAGTATCCTCTGCTCAAATTCGTGCAAGAGTCACACGGTCACTGAGAAG aagatgATGGACATACCCAAGATGGTGGAGCTGTACCAGTGTCCACAGTTTGGTGATGTTCCAGTACCTCTGCCACACAATACAGCATATAGTGCCATCGTCACAAGTGTCATACAGgcacagcgccacctagtgcaCAAG cCCAGGTTAAAGACTGTCTTCCATAACATCCTCTCTTCCCCCACTGTGGAAAGCTTCGTCATCAATTCGTTCTGGTGGCTCTTCCTGGAGAACTTTcag ccggACAGGAAAGCACAGGATCGACTGTTCGGCCGGATTGCAGAGAATTACATCAGCATTCTGACCCAGAGCTTGTCCTCTAACAGTGGCACTATCTTTCTTCAG GATTTGCCCAGCATACTGAGTCAGGTGCTGTTCTGCTGCTTCTCCTGCTGCTTCCCACAGTCCTGCTGTTTCTGTGATCCAACCTTCCTCACAGCTCTGTGCTCCACCGTTTACCAGTGGACCGGAG gGCTCTGTCCTGCTCCTGAAGTCTATAAGCAATGGGACTTTGAAGCTCTGGAGGCAAATGAGTCCAGTAACATTTTgctaagagaaaaaaagaagaaggagaatg actcATCGCTAACTTCTATCGACAGTGTGTTTTCTAGCATCTTCTTGACTGAAACCTCCAGCAGCCACACAGCTGTTAAAAAGAAGAGAATG AGTCTGTGTGACGTGAGTCAGGCCGATGCATTGAACTCCAAGAACAAGATCACTATGACCTGCAGAAACACCAGCAAAG TGGAGAAAACAGCAGCTTCACAAAACAACCCAGGCTGTGATCTGAAAGGTGACCACAGAAACACCACATCAGACCAAGAG TCTCATGCAGTGGATGGACACATGGAGGTGAAgcactgtgtgtttaatgtgtgggGAAACTCACCTCTGGTGCAGCACTACATGAACACAATGCATCTGCAAAGCAACATAGGTTACAATGTTCTAGTGAGGAGAACCCAAATCCAAGCTCTGCATCA AGCAAACTCACCAACTTACCGAGATGTTCTGAGGCAAACACGTCAGCGTTCCTCCTGCCAGTGGAAGGAGCTGCGCTCTCTCTGGGCACAACACTCTCGGGAAATAAGCATCATGCAGAAGAAACGGGAAGACGAACAAAATCAGCTTCTCAG aaaacacaagaaaatcCTGTCTCAGAGACCTGTGGTACATAAACTCTGCCAACTGCTTGTGCCACCAAACAAG ggagAAGAGGAAAGCAAAACACGCTCTGAGAGATTGCTTGCATTTAGAACCATAATAGCTGGAattgaataa
- the LOC113640637 gene encoding protein FAM227A-like isoform X2 has product MLASFMYYSMFEAPNVEVDVNRLCVPVMVWHEDDRENPMTVKQDCKRLQELSHAPISCLVGTMESLSEEISHLPLLQRHSSPVQSSHENTVGHLESTANEKREKPRSILCSNSCKSHTVTEKMMDIPKMVELYQCPQFGDVPVPLPHNTAYSAIVTSVIQAQRHLVHKPRLKTVFHNILSSPTVESFVINSFWWLFLENFQPDRKAQDRLFGRIAENYISILTQSLSSNSGTIFLQDLPSILSQVLFCCFSCCFPQSCCFCDPTFLTALCSTVYQWTGGLCPAPEVYKQWDFEALEANESSNILLREKKKKENDSSLTSIDSVFSSIFLTETSSSHTAVKKKRMKSLCDVSQADALNSKNKITMTCRNTSKVEKTAASQNNPGCDLKGDHRNTTSDQESHAVDGHMEVKHCVFNVWGNSPLVQHYMNTMHLQSNIGYNVLVRRTQIQALHQANSPTYRDVLRQTRQRSSCQWKELRSLWAQHSREISIMQKKREDEQNQLLRKHKKILSQRPVVHKLCQLLVPPNKGEEESKTRSERLLAFRTIIAGIE; this is encoded by the exons ATGTTGGCTTCTTTCAT GTACTACAGTATGTTTGAAGCACCGAATGTAGAAGTTGATGTAAACAGGTTGTGTGTGCCTGTCATGGTGTGGCACGAGGATGACAGAGAGAACCCCATGACCGTAAAGCAGGACTGTAAGAGACTTCAGGAGTTATCACATGCCCCTATCT CATGTTTGGTTGGGACCATGGAGAGTCTAAGTGAGGAAATTTCCCACCTACCTTTGCTGCAAAGACACAGCAGCCCTGTGCAG agcaGTCATGAGAATACAGTCGGCCACCTGGAGTCTACGGCTAATG agaagagagagaagccCCGCAGTATCCTCTGCTCAAATTCGTGCAAGAGTCACACGGTCACTGAGAAG atgATGGACATACCCAAGATGGTGGAGCTGTACCAGTGTCCACAGTTTGGTGATGTTCCAGTACCTCTGCCACACAATACAGCATATAGTGCCATCGTCACAAGTGTCATACAGgcacagcgccacctagtgcaCAAG cCCAGGTTAAAGACTGTCTTCCATAACATCCTCTCTTCCCCCACTGTGGAAAGCTTCGTCATCAATTCGTTCTGGTGGCTCTTCCTGGAGAACTTTcag ccggACAGGAAAGCACAGGATCGACTGTTCGGCCGGATTGCAGAGAATTACATCAGCATTCTGACCCAGAGCTTGTCCTCTAACAGTGGCACTATCTTTCTTCAG GATTTGCCCAGCATACTGAGTCAGGTGCTGTTCTGCTGCTTCTCCTGCTGCTTCCCACAGTCCTGCTGTTTCTGTGATCCAACCTTCCTCACAGCTCTGTGCTCCACCGTTTACCAGTGGACCGGAG gGCTCTGTCCTGCTCCTGAAGTCTATAAGCAATGGGACTTTGAAGCTCTGGAGGCAAATGAGTCCAGTAACATTTTgctaagagaaaaaaagaagaaggagaatg actcATCGCTAACTTCTATCGACAGTGTGTTTTCTAGCATCTTCTTGACTGAAACCTCCAGCAGCCACACAGCTGTTAAAAAGAAGAGAATG AAGAGTCTGTGTGACGTGAGTCAGGCCGATGCATTGAACTCCAAGAACAAGATCACTATGACCTGCAGAAACACCAGCAAAG TGGAGAAAACAGCAGCTTCACAAAACAACCCAGGCTGTGATCTGAAAGGTGACCACAGAAACACCACATCAGACCAAGAG TCTCATGCAGTGGATGGACACATGGAGGTGAAgcactgtgtgtttaatgtgtgggGAAACTCACCTCTGGTGCAGCACTACATGAACACAATGCATCTGCAAAGCAACATAGGTTACAATGTTCTAGTGAGGAGAACCCAAATCCAAGCTCTGCATCA AGCAAACTCACCAACTTACCGAGATGTTCTGAGGCAAACACGTCAGCGTTCCTCCTGCCAGTGGAAGGAGCTGCGCTCTCTCTGGGCACAACACTCTCGGGAAATAAGCATCATGCAGAAGAAACGGGAAGACGAACAAAATCAGCTTCTCAG aaaacacaagaaaatcCTGTCTCAGAGACCTGTGGTACATAAACTCTGCCAACTGCTTGTGCCACCAAACAAG ggagAAGAGGAAAGCAAAACACGCTCTGAGAGATTGCTTGCATTTAGAACCATAATAGCTGGAattgaataa
- the LOC113640637 gene encoding protein FAM227A-like isoform X5 produces the protein MRIQSATWSLRLMDIIVCVCVITTEKREKPRSILCSNSCKSHTVTEKKMMDIPKMVELYQCPQFGDVPVPLPHNTAYSAIVTSVIQAQRHLVHKPRLKTVFHNILSSPTVESFVINSFWWLFLENFQPDRKAQDRLFGRIAENYISILTQSLSSNSGTIFLQDLPSILSQVLFCCFSCCFPQSCCFCDPTFLTALCSTVYQWTGGLCPAPEVYKQWDFEALEANESSNILLREKKKKENDSSLTSIDSVFSSIFLTETSSSHTAVKKKRMKSLCDVSQADALNSKNKITMTCRNTSKVEKTAASQNNPGCDLKGDHRNTTSDQESHAVDGHMEVKHCVFNVWGNSPLVQHYMNTMHLQSNIGYNVLVRRTQIQALHQANSPTYRDVLRQTRQRSSCQWKELRSLWAQHSREISIMQKKREDEQNQLLRKHKKILSQRPVVHKLCQLLVPPNKGEEESKTRSERLLAFRTIIAGIE, from the exons ATGAGAATACAGTCGGCCACCTGGAGTCTACGGCTAATG gatattattgtgtgtgtgtgtgttatcactacagagaagagagagaagccCCGCAGTATCCTCTGCTCAAATTCGTGCAAGAGTCACACGGTCACTGAGAAG aagatgATGGACATACCCAAGATGGTGGAGCTGTACCAGTGTCCACAGTTTGGTGATGTTCCAGTACCTCTGCCACACAATACAGCATATAGTGCCATCGTCACAAGTGTCATACAGgcacagcgccacctagtgcaCAAG cCCAGGTTAAAGACTGTCTTCCATAACATCCTCTCTTCCCCCACTGTGGAAAGCTTCGTCATCAATTCGTTCTGGTGGCTCTTCCTGGAGAACTTTcag ccggACAGGAAAGCACAGGATCGACTGTTCGGCCGGATTGCAGAGAATTACATCAGCATTCTGACCCAGAGCTTGTCCTCTAACAGTGGCACTATCTTTCTTCAG GATTTGCCCAGCATACTGAGTCAGGTGCTGTTCTGCTGCTTCTCCTGCTGCTTCCCACAGTCCTGCTGTTTCTGTGATCCAACCTTCCTCACAGCTCTGTGCTCCACCGTTTACCAGTGGACCGGAG gGCTCTGTCCTGCTCCTGAAGTCTATAAGCAATGGGACTTTGAAGCTCTGGAGGCAAATGAGTCCAGTAACATTTTgctaagagaaaaaaagaagaaggagaatg actcATCGCTAACTTCTATCGACAGTGTGTTTTCTAGCATCTTCTTGACTGAAACCTCCAGCAGCCACACAGCTGTTAAAAAGAAGAGAATG AAGAGTCTGTGTGACGTGAGTCAGGCCGATGCATTGAACTCCAAGAACAAGATCACTATGACCTGCAGAAACACCAGCAAAG TGGAGAAAACAGCAGCTTCACAAAACAACCCAGGCTGTGATCTGAAAGGTGACCACAGAAACACCACATCAGACCAAGAG TCTCATGCAGTGGATGGACACATGGAGGTGAAgcactgtgtgtttaatgtgtgggGAAACTCACCTCTGGTGCAGCACTACATGAACACAATGCATCTGCAAAGCAACATAGGTTACAATGTTCTAGTGAGGAGAACCCAAATCCAAGCTCTGCATCA AGCAAACTCACCAACTTACCGAGATGTTCTGAGGCAAACACGTCAGCGTTCCTCCTGCCAGTGGAAGGAGCTGCGCTCTCTCTGGGCACAACACTCTCGGGAAATAAGCATCATGCAGAAGAAACGGGAAGACGAACAAAATCAGCTTCTCAG aaaacacaagaaaatcCTGTCTCAGAGACCTGTGGTACATAAACTCTGCCAACTGCTTGTGCCACCAAACAAG ggagAAGAGGAAAGCAAAACACGCTCTGAGAGATTGCTTGCATTTAGAACCATAATAGCTGGAattgaataa
- the LOC113640637 gene encoding protein FAM227A-like isoform X4, which produces MFEAPNVEVDVNRLCVPVMVWHEDDRENPMTVKQDCKRLQELSHAPISCLVGTMESLSEEISHLPLLQRHSSPVQSSHENTVGHLESTANEKREKPRSILCSNSCKSHTVTEKKMMDIPKMVELYQCPQFGDVPVPLPHNTAYSAIVTSVIQAQRHLVHKPRLKTVFHNILSSPTVESFVINSFWWLFLENFQPDRKAQDRLFGRIAENYISILTQSLSSNSGTIFLQDLPSILSQVLFCCFSCCFPQSCCFCDPTFLTALCSTVYQWTGGLCPAPEVYKQWDFEALEANESSNILLREKKKKENDSSLTSIDSVFSSIFLTETSSSHTAVKKKRMKSLCDVSQADALNSKNKITMTCRNTSKVEKTAASQNNPGCDLKGDHRNTTSDQESHAVDGHMEVKHCVFNVWGNSPLVQHYMNTMHLQSNIGYNVLVRRTQIQALHQANSPTYRDVLRQTRQRSSCQWKELRSLWAQHSREISIMQKKREDEQNQLLRKHKKILSQRPVVHKLCQLLVPPNKGEEESKTRSERLLAFRTIIAGIE; this is translated from the exons ATGTTTGAAGCACCGAATGTAGAAGTTGATGTAAACAGGTTGTGTGTGCCTGTCATGGTGTGGCACGAGGATGACAGAGAGAACCCCATGACCGTAAAGCAGGACTGTAAGAGACTTCAGGAGTTATCACATGCCCCTATCT CATGTTTGGTTGGGACCATGGAGAGTCTAAGTGAGGAAATTTCCCACCTACCTTTGCTGCAAAGACACAGCAGCCCTGTGCAG agcaGTCATGAGAATACAGTCGGCCACCTGGAGTCTACGGCTAATG agaagagagagaagccCCGCAGTATCCTCTGCTCAAATTCGTGCAAGAGTCACACGGTCACTGAGAAG aagatgATGGACATACCCAAGATGGTGGAGCTGTACCAGTGTCCACAGTTTGGTGATGTTCCAGTACCTCTGCCACACAATACAGCATATAGTGCCATCGTCACAAGTGTCATACAGgcacagcgccacctagtgcaCAAG cCCAGGTTAAAGACTGTCTTCCATAACATCCTCTCTTCCCCCACTGTGGAAAGCTTCGTCATCAATTCGTTCTGGTGGCTCTTCCTGGAGAACTTTcag ccggACAGGAAAGCACAGGATCGACTGTTCGGCCGGATTGCAGAGAATTACATCAGCATTCTGACCCAGAGCTTGTCCTCTAACAGTGGCACTATCTTTCTTCAG GATTTGCCCAGCATACTGAGTCAGGTGCTGTTCTGCTGCTTCTCCTGCTGCTTCCCACAGTCCTGCTGTTTCTGTGATCCAACCTTCCTCACAGCTCTGTGCTCCACCGTTTACCAGTGGACCGGAG gGCTCTGTCCTGCTCCTGAAGTCTATAAGCAATGGGACTTTGAAGCTCTGGAGGCAAATGAGTCCAGTAACATTTTgctaagagaaaaaaagaagaaggagaatg actcATCGCTAACTTCTATCGACAGTGTGTTTTCTAGCATCTTCTTGACTGAAACCTCCAGCAGCCACACAGCTGTTAAAAAGAAGAGAATG AAGAGTCTGTGTGACGTGAGTCAGGCCGATGCATTGAACTCCAAGAACAAGATCACTATGACCTGCAGAAACACCAGCAAAG TGGAGAAAACAGCAGCTTCACAAAACAACCCAGGCTGTGATCTGAAAGGTGACCACAGAAACACCACATCAGACCAAGAG TCTCATGCAGTGGATGGACACATGGAGGTGAAgcactgtgtgtttaatgtgtgggGAAACTCACCTCTGGTGCAGCACTACATGAACACAATGCATCTGCAAAGCAACATAGGTTACAATGTTCTAGTGAGGAGAACCCAAATCCAAGCTCTGCATCA AGCAAACTCACCAACTTACCGAGATGTTCTGAGGCAAACACGTCAGCGTTCCTCCTGCCAGTGGAAGGAGCTGCGCTCTCTCTGGGCACAACACTCTCGGGAAATAAGCATCATGCAGAAGAAACGGGAAGACGAACAAAATCAGCTTCTCAG aaaacacaagaaaatcCTGTCTCAGAGACCTGTGGTACATAAACTCTGCCAACTGCTTGTGCCACCAAACAAG ggagAAGAGGAAAGCAAAACACGCTCTGAGAGATTGCTTGCATTTAGAACCATAATAGCTGGAattgaataa